Below is a window of Pyxidicoccus xibeiensis DNA.
GCTGGCGCGCTACTTCAAGGAGGCGCCCCCCGAGGACGCGGCGTGGGCGCTGTACTTCCTCACGGGCCAGAAGCTGAAGCGGCTGCTCACCACGAAGCTGCTGGTGGGCTGGACGCAGGAGCTGACGGGCATCCCCGGCTGGCTCTTCGAGGAGGTCTACGCCTCGGTGGGCGACCTCGCGGAGGTGATTGCCCTGCTGCTGGACGCCCTCGAGCGCCCGGCCGCGCCCGAGGAGCTGCCGCTGTCCGTCTGGCTGGAGCAGCGCCTGCTGCCCCTGCGCAACCTGGACGCCGCCGAGCAGCGGGAGCGGGTGGTGTCCTGGTGGAGGAGCATGCCCCGCCGCGAGCTGTTCCTGCTCAACAAGATGCTCACCGGGGAGCTGCGCGTGGGCGTGTCCTCCACGCTGGTGGTGCGCGCGGTGGCGCAGGTGGCGGGGCTGCCACCGCCCAGCGTGGCGCACCGGCTGATGGGGACGTGGACGCCGACTCCGGGCTTCTTCAAGCAGCTGGTATCGCCGGATGTGTCGGATGCGCACCGCTCGCAGCCCTACCCCTTCTACCTGGCCTCGCCGCTGGAGCAGCCGCCGGAGGCGCTGGGCGACCGCGCGGACTGGCTGGTGGAGTGGAAGTGGGACGGCATCCGCGGGCAGCTCATCCGCCGTCAGGGCGGTGTGTACCTGTGGAGCCGGGGCGAGGAGCTCATCACCGAGCGCTTCCCCGAAATCACGGAGGCCGCGGCGGCCCTGCCCGAGGGCACGGTGCTGGATGGTGAGGTGCTGGCGTACGAGGACGGCAAGCCGCTGCCCTTCGCGCTGCTCCAGCGCCGCATCGGCCGGCAGAAGCTGACGCCCAGGGTGCTGGCGGAGGCTCCGGCCGCGTTCATCGTCTATGACCTGCTGGAGCTGGAGGGGAAGGACCTGCGCGAGCTGCCGCTGCGCGAGCGGCGCGCGAAGCTGGAGGCGCTGCTGAAGGACCGGCCCCGCTTCCCCATCTCCCCCGCGGTGCGCGCGGAGACGTGGGAGGAGCTGGCGCACGTGCGCCGTGAAGCCCGTGAGCGCAACGTCGAGGGCTTCATGATCAAGCGCCTCGACTCGGCGTACCTCACGGGCCGCAAGCGGGGCGACTGGTGGAAGTGGAAGATAGACCCCTTCACCGTGGACGCGGTGCTGCTCTATGCGCACCCGGGCCACGGCCGGCGCTCGTCGCTGTACACCGACTACACCTTCGCCGTGTGGAACGGCACGGAGCTGCAGCCCGTGACGAAGGCGTACTCCGGCCTCACGGACGAGGAGATTGGCCGGTTGGACCGGTGGATTCGCGCGCACACGAAGGAGAAGTACGGGCCGGTGCGCTCGGTGGAGCCGGAGCAGGTCTTCGAGCTGCACTTCGAGGGCATCCAGGCCTCACCGCGCCACAAGTCGGGTGTGGCGCTGCGCTTCCCCCGCATCGCCCGCTGGCGCACGGACAAGAAGCCCCAGGACGCGGACACGCTGGACACGCTGAAGGAGCTGCTCCATGCCCCCCACTAGGCCGCGCTCGCTGCGGGCGCAGATTGCGGCCCGCCGCAAGGCGCTGCGCTCCGGCAACGAGGGCGGCGGCGCCCCCGCGCAGCCAGGCCTCCCGGCGAAGAAGCGCCGCCCGGTGAGGCGCCGCCGCCGCGCCGCCGAGGACACCCGCTCCGAGGCCACGGGCACGCCGATGGAGCGGCTGCGTGGCTGGTTCGAGTCGAAGGGGTGGGCGCCCTATCCCTTCCAGGAGGAGGCCTGGGCCGCGTACGCACGTGGTGATAGCGGCCTCATCCACGTGCCCACGGGCGCGGGGAAGACGTACGCGGCGTACATCGGCCCGCTGGCGGACGTGGCGGAGCACGGCCAGAAGGGGCTCCAGGTCCTCTACGTGACGCCGCTGCGCGCGGTGTCCCGCGACGTGGAGAAGGCCTTGCTGGAGCCGTTGCGCGTGCTGGACGCGGACATCGACGTGGAGAGCCGCACCGGGGACACGTCCTCCTCCGTGCGCCAGCGCCAGCGCGAGCGGCTGCCCGAGGTGCTCATCACCACGCCGGAGTCCCTCTCCGTCCTCCTGTCCCATGAGCGGGCCTCGGAGCTGTTCGCCTCGCTGCGCTCCGTCATCGTGGACGAGTGGCACGAGCTGCTCGGCTCCAAGCGCGGCACGCAGATGGAGCTGGCCCTGGCGCGCCTGCGCCGCTTCGCCCCCGCCGTGCGCACCTGGGCGCTGTCCGCGACATTGGCCAACCTGGACGAGGCCGCGCGCCACGTGGTGGGCACCGGCCGCACGGCCACGCTGGTGAGCTCGGACGTGGAGCGCCCGGTGGAGGTGGACACGCTGGTGCCGGACTCGGTGGACTCGTTCCCCTGGTCGGGCCACCTGGGCTTCACCATGCTGGCCCGCGTGGCCGCGTGGCTGGAGCCGGAGCAGTCCACGCTCGTCTTCACCAACACGCGCTCCCAGGCGGAGCGCTGGTTCGAGGGCCTGCGCTTCGCCCGCCCCGAGTGGGAGCACCTCATCGCCCTCCACCACGGCTCCATCGACCGCGAGGAGCGCGAGCGCGTGGAGGCGGGCCTGAAGGACGGCGCGCTGCGAATCGTGGTGTGCACGTCCTCGCTGGACTTGGGCGTGGACTTCGGCCCCGTGGAGCGCGTGGTGCAGGTGGGCAGCCCCAAGGGCATCGGCCGGACGATGCAGCGCGCGGGCCGCAGCGCCCACCGCCCCGGCGCCACGTGCCGCATCCTCTTCGTCCCCACGCACGCGCTGGAGCTGGTGGAGATGGCCGCCGCGCGCGAGGCCATTGCCCGCCGCGAGGTGGAGCCCCGTACGCCGCCGGGCAAGCCCCTGGACGTGCTGGCCCAGCACCTGGTGACGTGCGCCATGGGCGGCGGCTTCACCCGCGAGGCCCTGCGGGAAGAAGTGCGCACCGCGGCGGCCTACACCGGCCTCACGGACGAGGAGTTCGAGTGGACGCTCGCCCTGGTGCGCGAGGGCGGCGCGACGCTGCGCGCCTACCCGGAGTTCCGCCGCGTGGTGGAGCACGAAGGCCGCTTCGTGGTGGCGGACTCGCGAATCGCCCGCCTGCACCGCCTCAACATCGGGACGATTACCTCCAACGCGGTGGTGCAGCTGCGCTACTGGAGCGGCGGCCGGATTGGCACCATCGAGGAGAACTACATCAGCCGGCTGCGCCCCGGGGACACCTTCCTCTTCGCGGGCAAGCGCCTGGAGTTCAGCCGCTTCAAGGACATGACGGCCTACGTGAAGCCGGCGAAGGCGAAGGCCACACAGACGCCGCGCTGGAATGGCAGCCGCCTGCCCCTGTCCAGCTCGCTGGCCGCCGCCGTGCGCCGCACGCTGGACTCCGCGCGCCATGGCGACGTCACCTCGGACGAGCTGGCCGCCGCGTGGCCCGTACTGGAAGCCCAGGAGCGGCTGTCACGCATCCCCGCCGCCGGCTCCCTGCTGGCGGAGCGGTGCGAGACGCGCGACGGCCACCACCTCTTCCTCTATCCCTTCGAGGGGCGGCTGGTGCACGAGGGCCTGGCCGCACTGCTGGCCCTGCGCCTCACCCGCCTGCAGAAGGCCACCTTCAGCCTGTCGGTGAATGACTACGGCCTGGAGCTGCTCACCCCGGCGCCCTTCCCCTTCGAGGAGGCGCTGCGCCCCGCCCTCTTCTCCCGGGAGCGGCTGGTGGAGGACGTGCTGGAGAGCGTCAACGTCAGCGAGCTGGCGAAGCGGCAGTTTCGCGACATCGCCCGCGTCGCGGGGCTGGTGCTGCCGGGGCTGCCCGGGGCGCGCAAGTCCACGCGCCAGGTGCAGGCCAGCTCCTCGCTCCTCTATGACGTCTTCCTCAAGTACGACCCGGACAACCTGCTGCTCGTCCAGGCCCGCCGCGAGGTGCTGGAGCAGCAGTTCGAGCAGGGCCGCCTGGGCCGCACCCTGGAGCGCCTGGAGAAGAGCCCCGTGGAGCTCGTCCACGTGCGCCGGCCCACGCCCCTGGGCTTCCCGCTCGTCGTCGAGCGCATCAGCGCCAGCGTCTCCAACGAGTCCCTGCTGGAGCGGGTGGAGCGCCTGAAGGAGCGATGGACGCGAGAAGATGCCAGGTCCGCGTAGGCGGCACCCTGCTGGAGCTGCTCCCCGAGCGCGCCCTGCACTGGCCCGAGACGGGCACGCTGGCGGTGGCGGACCTGCACTGGGGCAAGACGGAGAGCTTCCAGCAGCACGGCATCCCCCTGCCCACGGGCGTGCTGGAGGATGACCTCACGCGCCTGTCCGCCGCGCTCGGCGCCACTGGCGCGCGCCGGCTGCTGCTCCTGGGAGACCTCATCCACTCCCGTCAGGGGCTCACGCCCGCGCTCGTCCAGCGGCTGGCCGCCTGGCGCGAGTCCCATGCCGCGGTGGAGCTGGTGCTGGTGCGTGGCAACCATGACCGTCATGTGAAGGAGCTCCCCCGGGAGTGGCGCCTGGACGTGCGCGAGTCCCATGCGGACGAGGGCCCCTTCCGCTTCGCCCACCACCCCGAGCCCGCGCCCGGCCGCTTCGTGTGGGCAGGTCACCTCCATCCCATGGTGCGCCTGTCCGGTGGAGGCGACCGGCTCCGCCTCCCGTGCTTCCATGTGGGACAGGCGGTGGGCGTGCTGCCCGCCTTCAGCGCCTTCACCGGGGGGCTCGACGTCGCCCGCCGCCCCCGGGAGCGCGTCTTCGCCATCGCCGGGCCCGCGGTCGTCGAGGTGTAGGAATGAGCACCACCAAGCGCCGCCGGATTCTCGGCATCATCGCCACGGACTCCACCTTCGAGCGCACCGAGCACCGGGGCCGCGAGGCGTGGCTGGGCAAGTGCCTGCACTGCAACGCGCACCTGCTGGTGGGCCTGGATGGCGAGCCCATCAGCCGCGCTACTATCGAGCACATCGTCCCGCAGACCGCCGGCGGCACGAATGCGCTGCCCAACCTCGGCCTGGCCTGTGCCCGCTGCAACCAGGGCAAGGGCAGCCGGCACGACCCGCACTACCACCGCGACCCGCGCGTGCGGGAGCTGGTGGAGCGGCTGCTCGCCCGTCGCCGCGAGCGCTGGCGCGACCCGGACGGCGAAGACACGGAGTGAGCGTCCCCGCGGGCGGTGGCGGGGCGGACCTCCTCTGGGGTGTCCTGTACCGCACCCTTGCGTTCCACACGCCGCGTGCGCTCGACGGGCGAGGCCGACCCCTCGTGTTGATCCGCCTGCGCGCATGGAATCCAAACGCCCCTTCCGCCCGCCAGAAGAGAGATTCATCGGCGCTGACCCGCGACTTTCCGCCTCCGCGTGAGGACGTGGTATCCGGCTGTCTCAACATCAGAGTCGCAACATCAGAATGGTTGACACTGCCGTGTCGATGCCCGATGGTCCCGCGCCGCGTTGGGCTGGGAGAGGAGGAGGGCCCCGCCCGCGGCACTTCATAGAGGTTTCGTTGGACGTGACTGCTTCGGATTCCGCACGCCAGGAGCCGCCGCCCGCCCGCCCCGATGGGGCCGGGATCGCCCCTCCGCTCCCCGCGTCCGGCCACGCCCGCGCCTCTCTCAGCTCTCCTGGCTCTCCTGTCACCGCTGTTGCTGAAGCCCCCTTGCCCATGGTCCTGGTATGAGCGGCCCTCTCTTCCCACGCTGGACGAACACGGTGTCGCGGCTGTCCGCCGCGGCGCTCCTCGCCGTGCCCGCCATCGGCCTTGGCGGCCTCATGGCCTACGTGCGCTCCCCGTACGTCACCGGGCAGCAGATGCCCATCGAACAGCCCATCGAGTTCGACCACCGGCACCACGCGGGTGACGAGCAGATCGACTGTCGGTACTGCCACTGGACGGTGGAGGAGGCGCCCTCGGCGGGCATCCCTTCCACCACGGTGTGCATGTCCTGCCACGCGCAGGTGTGGAACAAGAGCCCGTACCTCGTCGAGGTGCGCAAGGCCTTCTTCGCCGACCAGCCCATTCCCTGGGTCCGCGTCCACAACCTGCCCGACTTCGTCTACTTCAACCACGCCATCCACGTGAACAAGGGCGTGGGCTGCGCCACCTGCCACGGCCGCATCGACCAGATGGCCGCCGTGGAGCAGGCCGCGCCGCTGACCATGGCCTGGTGCCTGGAGTGCCACCGCAACCCCGAGCCCAACCTGCGTCCGGCCGAGTTCATCACCTCGATGACCTGGACGCCGCCGACGGACAAGGCCGAGGCCGCAGCGCTCGGCCAGAAGCTGGCGGCTGAGTACGACGTCCACTCTCGCACGAGCTGCTCCACATGCCACCGATGAACACGAAGCGCGACGGCACCCCGTCGCAGGAAACCGCCTCCTTCGCGCTCCCGGTCGTGTCGGACCGGCCCGCCCCGAGCGCCACGCCTGACGCCGTCGGTGAGGCGTTCGAGCACGCCGCCGCCAATGCCTCCGCCGCCGAGCCCGGCTATGGCCGGACCTACTGGCGCAGCCTCGAGGAGAAGCTCGCCGCCCCCGAGTACCTCGAGGAGACGCGGCCGGAGTTCCCCGTCGGCGCGGACCTGGCCCCCACCGGCTTCGTGCGCCGCGAGTTCATGCAGCTCTTGGGCGCCTCGCTGGCCCTGGCCGGCGCCACGGCGTGCAGCACCCGTCCCCAGGACGAGCGCATCCTGCCGTACACCAAGACGCCGCCCGAGGTCGCCCCGGGCAACCCGCTGCACTACGCGTCCGGCATGACGCTGGCCGGCCACACCTCCGGCCTGCTCATCACCGCCCGCGAGGGTCGCCCCATCAAGATCGAGGGCAACCCGGACCACCCCGTCAACAAGGGTGCCGCCGGTCCCTGGGAGCAGGCGTACCTCCTGTCCCTCTATGACCCGAGCCGCGCCCGCGTGCTCCGTCAGGGCAAGACGCCGCGCGCCCTGCGCATGCTGTCCGAGGACGTGGCCACGCTGGTGAACAAGGCCGCCGCCGCCGACGGTGGCTCGCGCCTGCGCTTCCTGGGCGAGCCCGCCAACTCGCCGCTGATGGGCGACCTGCGCAACCGCATCCTCAAGAAGCTGCCCAACGCGCGCTTCTACAGCTACACGGCGCAGACGCAGGACGCCGCCTCCGAGGCCACCCGCGCCCTGTTCGGCGGCCAGGCCGTCTCCGCGACGTACAACTTCACCAACGCGGACGTCATCCTGTCGCTGGACGCGGACTTCCTCGAGAGCCGCCCGACCAACCTGACCCACGCGCTCCAGTTCGCCAACCGGCGCGACCCGAAGAACGGCCCCCTCAACCGCCTCTACGTGGCGGAGGCCCGCTTCTCCATCACCGGCGGCATGGCGGACCACCGCCTGCGCGTGAAGTCGCAGGAAGTGCTGGCCGTCGCCGCCGCGGTGGCGCAGGCCATCGGCGGTCCCGCCGCGGCCCTGGCCGGCGCGGCCGCTGGCAAGGCCCAGCTGCGCGCCGACCTCAACACGTGGGTGCAGGCGGTGGTCGCCGACCTGCGCGCCGCGCGTCCCGGCCGCACCCTGGTGGTCGCCGGTGAGCGGCAGCCCGCCGCGGTGCACGCCCTGGCGCATGCCCTCAACGCCGCGCTCGGCAACGTGGGCACCGGCGAGACGGCCCCCGTGCGCTACGTGCAGGCCCCCGTCGCGGAAGCCACCGGCCTGAGCCAGGTGCGCGCGCTGGTGGAGGACATCAAGGGTGGCCGCGTGGACACGCTGGTCATCACCACGTGGAACCCGCTCTACACCCTGCCCGCCGACGCGGGCCTGGCGGAGCTGCTCAACCCGGCCACCAACCCCAACCGCGCGAAGCTCTCCGTGCTCTACACGGGGCTCTACGAGGACGAGACCAGCCAGTACGTGGACTGGTTCGTCCCCGCGGCGCACCCGCTGGAGACGTGGAGCGACGGCCGCGCGGTGGACGGCACGGTGTCCATCGCCCAGCCGCTCATCCAGCCGCTCTTCAACGGCGTGCCGGAGTCCGAGCTGCTGGCGCTCTTCCTGGACGAGCCCCACCGCCCCGCCTACCAACTGCTGCGCGAGTACTGGCAGGGCCGGGACCCCGGCGCCCAGGGCGACTTCGAGGCCCGCTGGGAGTCGTGGGTGGCCGCCGGTGTCGTGCAGGGCACCGCCAGCGCGGACGTGACGGGCGCGCCGGACTTCGCCGCCGCCACCGCCCTGGTGACGGGCTACACGCCCCCGCAGGCCGGTGAGCTGGAGCTGAACTTCGTCCACGACTACAAGCTCTTCGACGGCCGCTTCGCGAACAACGCCTGGCTGCAGGAGCTGCCGGACCCCATCACCAAGATGGTCTGGGACAACGCCGCCCTGCTGAGCCCCGCCACCGCGACGAAGTGGAAGCTGGAGCCGGGCAGCCTGGCGGAGCTGAGCTACAACGGCCAGAAGCTGACGGTGCCCGTGTGGGTGACGCCGGGCCTGGCGGACGACACCGTGACGGTGGCGCTGGGCTACGGCCGCAACGGCCTGCACGAGCAGGTGGCCAAGGGCGTGGGCTTCAACGCCAACACCCTGCGCCGCACGGCCGCTCCCTGGTTCGACGGCGGCGCCACGCTCACCCCGGCGAAGGGCAGCCACAAGTTCAGCCTCACCCAGACGCACTGGCGCATGGAAGGCCGCCCGCTCGCGCTGGACATGCCCATCGCCGAGCTGAACGCACCCTCCGTGCCGACGCAGCACACGCTCCACCGCGTCAAGGGCGAGCTGAAGCAGGGCATCCACGACAACCTGCCCGACTTCGACTACAGCAAGGGCTACAAGTGGGGCATGGCCATCGACCTGTCCCGCTGCACGGGCTGCAGCGCGTGCGTGGTGGCCTGCCAGGCGGAGAACAACATCCCCGTCGTGGGCAAGGAGCAGGTGGCCCGCAGCCGTGAGATGCAGTGGCTGCGCATCGACCGCTACTTCGAGGGCCCCGAGAGCGACCCGAAGATGGTCATGCAGCCCGTCATGTGCGTGCACTGCGAGAAGGCCCCCTGCGAGTACGTGTGCCCGGTGAATGCCACCGTGCACTCGGACGAGGGCCTGAACGACATGGTGTACAACCGCTGCGTCGGCACCCGGTACTGCTCCAACAACTGCCCGTACAAGGTCCGCCGCTTCAACTACCTGCACTACACGTCGGGCAAGACGGCCACCGAGAAGATGGTGATGAACCCGGACGTCACGGTGCGCAACCGCGGCGTCATGGAGAAGTGCACGTACTGCGTCCAGCGCATCGAGCGCGTGCGCATCAGCGCCCGCGTGGAGAAGCGCCTCATCGACGAGAAGGAGCTGCTGACCGCGTGCCAGCAGACCTGCCCCACGCAGGCCATCGTCTTCGGCTCCCTCAACGACAAGCAGCAGCGGGTGTCCCAGCTCCACGAGGACCCGCGCGCCTACAAGCTGCTGCACGAGCTGGGCACCCGCCCCCGCACCGCGCACCTCATCCGCGTCCGCAACCCCAACCCCGCCCTCGAGCCCGCGAAGTCCGCCGCGGCGACCGAAGGGAGCCACTAGTCATGGCCCAGACCGCAATCACCGCTCCGCTCGACCCGCTCGAGCCGCGGCACCTCGTCGCGCCGCACCACGACGATGCGTCGCTCAACGAGACGCTCCTGGACCACGTCTGGCGCAAGCCGGGCAAGGGCTGGTTCATGCTCTTCGGCATGACGCTCAGCGCCCTGGGCCTGCTCGTCATCGGCGTCACCTACACGCTGGCGCGCGGCATCGGCGTGTGGGGCAACAACCAGCCGGTGGGCTGGGCCTTCGACATCATCAACTTCGTCTGGTGGGTCGGTATCGGCCACGCCGGTACGCTCATCTCCGCCATCCTCCTGCTCTTCCAGCAGAAGTGGCGCACGAGCATCAACCGCTTCGCGGAGGCCATGACGCTGTTCGCCGTCATGTGCGCCGGCCTCTTCCCGCTGCTGCACACGGGCCGGCCCTGGTTCGCCTTCTGGCTGTTCCCCTACCCCTCCACCCTGGGCGCGTGGCCGCAGTTCCGCTCCCCGCTGGTGTGGGACGTGTTCGCCATCTCCACGTACCTCACGGTGTCCGCGCTGTTCTGGTTCGTGGGCCTCATCCCGGACCTGGCGGCGCTGCGTGACTCGTCCAAGACGAAGGCGCAGCGGGTCATCTACGGCCTGTTCGCGCTCGGCTGGCGCGGCTCCGGGCGGCACTGGCACAACTACAAGATTGCGTACCTGCTGCTGGCCGGCCTCTCCACGCCGCTGGTGGTGTCGGTGCACACCATCGTTTCCTTCGACTTCGCCGTCTCGCTGCTGCCCGGCTGGCACGCCACCATCTTCCCGCCCTACTTCGTGGCGGGCGCCGTGTTCAGCGGCTTCGCGATGGTGATTACGCTCATCGTCCCCGCGCGCAAGTACCTGGGTCTGCGGGACGTGATTACGGACCGGCACCTGGAGAACATGAACAAGGTCATCCTCGCGACGGGCCTCATCGTGTCCTACGGGTACATGATGGAGCACTTCATCGCCTGGTACTCGCAGAACCAGTACGAGCTCTGGACCTTCTACGTGAACCGCGCCACCGGCCCCTACGCCGGGGTGTACTGGCTGATGATTGCCTGCAACGTCATCACCCCGAACATCTTCTGGTTCCGGAAGTGCCGCACCAGCATCCCCATCATGTGGGTGGCCTCCATCATGGTGAACATCGGCATGTGGTGTGAGCGGTTCATCATCATCGTCACGTCGCTCAGCCAGGACTTCCTCCCCTCGTCGTGGGGCATCTACGCGCCCACCTGGGTGGACTGGTCCATCTACATCGGCACGCTGGGCCTGTTCGGCACGCTGTTCCTCCTCTTCCTGAAGTTCGTGCCCGCGGTCGCGGTGAGCGAAGTGAAGGAGCTGCAGCTGGAGCTCAAGCACGCCGCCGCCCACAACGGCCACGACACCCACGGAGCGCACTAGAGCCATGGAAGCCACTGTCCTCAGTTCCTGGGTCCTGGCGGAGTTCGCCACGCCGGACAGCCTCGTGGATGCCACCCGCCAGATGCGGGAGAAGGGCTTCCAGGGCATGGATACGTACTCTCCGTACCCGCTGCATGGCGGCTCGGAGGCCCTGGGCCTGCCGCCCTCGCGCGTGCCCTTCATCGCCCTGTGTGGCGGCCTCACCGGCCTGGTGACGGCGCTCGCCATGCAGACGTGGATGAACACCATCGACTACCCGCTCAACATCGGCGGCCGCCCGCTGCTGTCGCTGCCCGCGTGGGTGCCCATCACGTTCGAGCTGAGCGTGCTGTTCGCCGCCTTCGGCATCTTCTTCGGTCTGCTGGGGCTGAGCCGCCTGCCCCAGCCGTACCACCCCGTCTTCGAGTCCGACGCCTTCCGCAGCGCGTCCACGCACGGCTACTGGCTGAGCGTGCCGCAGGCGACGGGCCAGGACGCCAACGCCGTCATGGACCAGCTCAAGTCCCTGGGTGCCACCCAGGTGACCCTCGTCACGGGAGAGAACGAATGAGGTGGCTCATCCCCGCCGCCGGACTCGCCGCCCTCACGGGCTGTGACGTCCCCTCCGAGTTCCTCCAGCGCATGGAGGCCCAGTCGAAGTACGAGTACTACGAGGCCTCCGACTTCTGGGCGGACGGCCGCGCCATGCGCACGCCCCCCGCGGGCACCGTGCCGCGCGAGCGCTTCGACAAGATGCCGGAGCTGAAGGACCCCGCCCAGCGGATGAACGCCCTCACCGGCCGCGCCAACGGGCAGCTCGTCACCACCATCCCCGTGGCGGTGGACGAGAAGCTGCTGACGCTGGGTCAGAAGAAGTACAACATCGTCTGCTCGCAGTGCCACGGCGTGCTCGGCGACGGCAACAGCATCGTCGCGGAGAACATGTCGCTGCGCCTGCCGCCCTCGCTGCTGGAGCTGCAGGGCAAGCCGGACGGCCACTTCTACACCGCCATCAACGAGGGCTACGGCGTGATGCCGTCCTTCTCGGGTGAGCTGGACCTGCGTGAGCGCTGGGCCGTGGTCGCCTACGTGCGCGCCCTCCAGACGGCTCGCAATACCCGCACGGACGGGCAGGCGCCCGTTCCGCAGGAGAACCGATGAGTCCCCCCGTCACCACCGCGCGCCTGTCGGACATTGGCCGCTACTCCGGCACCCCGAAGCTGATGGTGCCCGCCTTCGGCCTGGGCGCCCTGGGCCTGCTGGCCACGCTGGCGGGCTACTTCGCCACGGACGCCAAGGGGCAGGCGGCCCACAGCTACCTGCTGGCCTTCAGCTACTGGGTGGGCATCAGCGTCGCCTTCCTGCTGATGGTCTGCATCTTCCACACGGCCAAGGCGAAGTGGCTCATCGTCCTGCGCCGCACCATGGAGACGGCGGCCGCCTCGGTCCCCATCTTCATCCTGCTGTTCCTGCCCCTGCTGGCCATGGTGAAGCACCTGTACCCGTGGTGGCCGGGCTCGCCCCTGTTCGACGCCATCACCGGCCTGGAGCGGGAGCACCTGGCGCACAAGCAGCACGGCTACCTCAACCCCACCTTCTTCTTCGTCCGCCAGGCCATCTACTTCGGCGTGTGGGCCTTCGTGTCCTGGCGCATGCGCTCGTGGAGCCTGCAGCAGGACAGCGAGGGGGGGCTGGACCTCACGGTGAAGCAGCGGCGCTTCGCCCCGGGCTCGCTGCCGTTCCTTGCGCTGACCATCACCTTCGCTTCTTTCGACTGGCTGATGAGCCTCACGCCGCTCTGGCAGTCCACCATCTTCGGCGTCTATTACTTCGCCGGCAGCTTCCTCGCCGCCTTCTGCGTCCTGACGATTGTCACCGTCAACGCCCAGGGCCAGGACCTCTACGGCAGCGTCGTGAAGCTGGACCACTTCCACAACCTGGGCAAGCTGATGCTCGCCTTCACCGCGTTCTGGGCCTACATCGGCTTCTCCCAGTTCATGCTGGTGTGGATTGCCAACATCCCTGAAGAGGCGCCCTGGTACGGCCTGCGCATCTTCGGCCCGTGGCGCCCGATGTCCATTGCGCTCTTCTTCGGCCACTTCGTGCTGCCCTTCTTCATCCTGCTGTCGCGCAACCTGAAGCTGCAGCCGCGCAAGCTGGCGGTGGTCGCCGTCTACCTGCTCCTCATCCACGCGGTGGACCTGTACTGGCTCATCTGGCCGGCGCTGACGGGCGCCGAGGGCCCCACCTTCCACTGGACGCTGGTGACGGCGTTCCTCGGCGTGGGTGGCATCTCGGTGGGCTTCGCGCTGCTGCAGGCCCGCAACCGCTTCACGCTGCCGGTGAAGGACCCCTACATCGCCGAGTCGCTGAGGTACGTGCAGCCATGAAGAAGACCCAGTCGGAGCTCGAGTCGCGCGTCATCGTCGGCGCGCACGGCGTGGCCGCCGAGGAAGACCACCTCGTCATGGGCAAGGTGGTGGGCGTCGGCGTGGGTGCGCTCGTCATCTTCGCCGTGGGCATCCTCTGGGCCTGGCGCATCCAGGTCCGGACCATGGAGGACATCCAGC
It encodes the following:
- a CDS encoding TAT-variant-translocated molybdopterin oxidoreductase, with amino-acid sequence MNTKRDGTPSQETASFALPVVSDRPAPSATPDAVGEAFEHAAANASAAEPGYGRTYWRSLEEKLAAPEYLEETRPEFPVGADLAPTGFVRREFMQLLGASLALAGATACSTRPQDERILPYTKTPPEVAPGNPLHYASGMTLAGHTSGLLITAREGRPIKIEGNPDHPVNKGAAGPWEQAYLLSLYDPSRARVLRQGKTPRALRMLSEDVATLVNKAAAADGGSRLRFLGEPANSPLMGDLRNRILKKLPNARFYSYTAQTQDAASEATRALFGGQAVSATYNFTNADVILSLDADFLESRPTNLTHALQFANRRDPKNGPLNRLYVAEARFSITGGMADHRLRVKSQEVLAVAAAVAQAIGGPAAALAGAAAGKAQLRADLNTWVQAVVADLRAARPGRTLVVAGERQPAAVHALAHALNAALGNVGTGETAPVRYVQAPVAEATGLSQVRALVEDIKGGRVDTLVITTWNPLYTLPADAGLAELLNPATNPNRAKLSVLYTGLYEDETSQYVDWFVPAAHPLETWSDGRAVDGTVSIAQPLIQPLFNGVPESELLALFLDEPHRPAYQLLREYWQGRDPGAQGDFEARWESWVAAGVVQGTASADVTGAPDFAAATALVTGYTPPQAGELELNFVHDYKLFDGRFANNAWLQELPDPITKMVWDNAALLSPATATKWKLEPGSLAELSYNGQKLTVPVWVTPGLADDTVTVALGYGRNGLHEQVAKGVGFNANTLRRTAAPWFDGGATLTPAKGSHKFSLTQTHWRMEGRPLALDMPIAELNAPSVPTQHTLHRVKGELKQGIHDNLPDFDYSKGYKWGMAIDLSRCTGCSACVVACQAENNIPVVGKEQVARSREMQWLRIDRYFEGPESDPKMVMQPVMCVHCEKAPCEYVCPVNATVHSDEGLNDMVYNRCVGTRYCSNNCPYKVRRFNYLHYTSGKTATEKMVMNPDVTVRNRGVMEKCTYCVQRIERVRISARVEKRLIDEKELLTACQQTCPTQAIVFGSLNDKQQRVSQLHEDPRAYKLLHELGTRPRTAHLIRVRNPNPALEPAKSAAATEGSH
- the nrfD gene encoding NrfD/PsrC family molybdoenzyme membrane anchor subunit, which codes for MAQTAITAPLDPLEPRHLVAPHHDDASLNETLLDHVWRKPGKGWFMLFGMTLSALGLLVIGVTYTLARGIGVWGNNQPVGWAFDIINFVWWVGIGHAGTLISAILLLFQQKWRTSINRFAEAMTLFAVMCAGLFPLLHTGRPWFAFWLFPYPSTLGAWPQFRSPLVWDVFAISTYLTVSALFWFVGLIPDLAALRDSSKTKAQRVIYGLFALGWRGSGRHWHNYKIAYLLLAGLSTPLVVSVHTIVSFDFAVSLLPGWHATIFPPYFVAGAVFSGFAMVITLIVPARKYLGLRDVITDRHLENMNKVILATGLIVSYGYMMEHFIAWYSQNQYELWTFYVNRATGPYAGVYWLMIACNVITPNIFWFRKCRTSIPIMWVASIMVNIGMWCERFIIIVTSLSQDFLPSSWGIYAPTWVDWSIYIGTLGLFGTLFLLFLKFVPAVAVSEVKELQLELKHAAAHNGHDTHGAH
- a CDS encoding DUF3341 domain-containing protein; amino-acid sequence: MEATVLSSWVLAEFATPDSLVDATRQMREKGFQGMDTYSPYPLHGGSEALGLPPSRVPFIALCGGLTGLVTALAMQTWMNTIDYPLNIGGRPLLSLPAWVPITFELSVLFAAFGIFFGLLGLSRLPQPYHPVFESDAFRSASTHGYWLSVPQATGQDANAVMDQLKSLGATQVTLVTGENE
- a CDS encoding c-type cytochrome; translation: MRWLIPAAGLAALTGCDVPSEFLQRMEAQSKYEYYEASDFWADGRAMRTPPAGTVPRERFDKMPELKDPAQRMNALTGRANGQLVTTIPVAVDEKLLTLGQKKYNIVCSQCHGVLGDGNSIVAENMSLRLPPSLLELQGKPDGHFYTAINEGYGVMPSFSGELDLRERWAVVAYVRALQTARNTRTDGQAPVPQENR